Proteins found in one Lagopus muta isolate bLagMut1 chromosome 18, bLagMut1 primary, whole genome shotgun sequence genomic segment:
- the SMIM36 gene encoding small integral membrane protein 36 yields the protein MEFYLEIDPVTLNLIILVASYVILLLVFLISCVLYDCRGKDPSKEYAPEVPASSQPPIRLVVMQQGTPGTRWAKGLVSAYETSPDLQGKRTTVV from the coding sequence ATGGAGTTTTATTTGGAGATTGACCCTGTTACCTTGAATCTCATCATTCTGGTAGCTAGCTACGTGATTTTGCTCCTGGTTTTCCTGATCTCCTGTGTGCTCTACGACTGCAGGGGAAAGGATCCCAGCAAGGAGTATGCTCCCGAGGTCCCGGCCAGCAGCCAGCCCCCCATCCGGCTGGTGGTGATGCAGCAGGGCACCCCGGGCACCCGCTGGGCAAAGGGGCTCGTCTCTGCCTACGAAACCTCCCCCGACCTGCAGGGGAAAAGGACTACTGTGGTGTGA
- the MMD gene encoding monocyte to macrophage differentiation factor isoform X2, with protein sequence MPRAAGLAVLHRLRTSQATVCLSAAPTEPVTTSSSEKFMNHPAPANSRYKPTCYEHAANCYTHAFLIVPAIVGSALLHRLSDDRWEKITAWIYGMGLCALFIVSTVFHIVSWKKSHLRTMEHCFHMCDRMMIYVFIAASYAPWLNLRELGPLASHMRWFIWLMAAGGTVYVFLYHEKYKIIELFFYLAMGFSPALVVTSMSNTEGLAEVAWGGAIYCLGVVFFKSDGVIPFAHAIWHVFVATAAAVHYYAIWKYLYRSPADIRHL encoded by the exons ATGCCCCGCGCTGCTGGCCTTGCTGTGTTACATCGACTCAGAACTTCTCAAGCCACAGtgtgcctctctgctgctccaaCAGAGCCCGTCACCACCAGCAGCTCCGAAAA GTTCATGAACCACCCAGCTCCAGCCAACAGCCGCTACAAACCCACTTGCTACGAGCATGCTGCTAACTGCTACACACATGCT ttcCTCATTGTTCCTGCAATTGTGGGCAGTGCCCTTCTCCACCGACTTTCCGACGATCgatgggaaaaaataacagcatggATCTATGGCATGGGGCTCTGTGCACTCTTCATTGTCTCCACAGTGTTTCACATCGTTTCTTGGAAAAAGAGTCACTTAAG GACAATGGAGCACTGCTTTCACATGTGTGACAGGATGATGATCTACGTCTTCATTGCAGCATCGTATGCACCGTG GTTAAATCTTCGTGAGCTTGGACCTCTAGCATCTCACATGCGTTGGTTTATCTGGCTGATGGCTGCTGGGGGCACTGTTTATGTATTTCTCTACCATGAAAA GTATAAGATCATTGAACTCTTCTTCTATTTGGCCATGGGATTTTCTCCTGCTCTGGTAGTGACGTCCATG AGCAACACGGAAGGACTGGCGGAGGTGGCGTGGGGCGGTGCGATCTACTGCCTGGGCGTGGTGTTCTTCAAGAGCGACGGCGTCATTCCTTTTGCCCACGCCATCTGGCACGTCTTCGTGGCCACGGCGGCCGCCGTCCATTACTACGCCATCTGGAAGTACCTCTACAGGAGTCCTGCAGACATTCGTCACTTGTGA
- the MMD gene encoding monocyte to macrophage differentiation factor isoform X3, whose translation MEHLWRRSQHRFWVSSFTQHNPCSDNCEQIRILSGVQPGVGTEQPVIGSAATTAAPAERQLPLPSRFMNHPAPANSRYKPTCYEHAANCYTHAFLIVPAIVGSALLHRLSDDRWEKITAWIYGMGLCALFIVSTVFHIVSWKKSHLRTMEHCFHMCDRMMIYVFIAASYAPWLNLRELGPLASHMRWFIWLMAAGGTVYVFLYHEKYKIIELFFYLAMGFSPALVVTSMENQTATYVMDL comes from the exons ATGGAACACTTATGGAGACGTTCTCAACACCGTTTCTGGGTTTCTTCATTTACGCAACATAACCCTTGCTCGGACAACTGTGAGCAGATACGGATCCTCAGTGGCGTGCAGCCGGGGGTTGGAACTGAGCAGCCGGTTATCGGCAGCGCTGCAACCACGGCAGCCCCGGCGGAGCGGCAGCTCCCGCTTCCCTCGCG GTTCATGAACCACCCAGCTCCAGCCAACAGCCGCTACAAACCCACTTGCTACGAGCATGCTGCTAACTGCTACACACATGCT ttcCTCATTGTTCCTGCAATTGTGGGCAGTGCCCTTCTCCACCGACTTTCCGACGATCgatgggaaaaaataacagcatggATCTATGGCATGGGGCTCTGTGCACTCTTCATTGTCTCCACAGTGTTTCACATCGTTTCTTGGAAAAAGAGTCACTTAAG GACAATGGAGCACTGCTTTCACATGTGTGACAGGATGATGATCTACGTCTTCATTGCAGCATCGTATGCACCGTG GTTAAATCTTCGTGAGCTTGGACCTCTAGCATCTCACATGCGTTGGTTTATCTGGCTGATGGCTGCTGGGGGCACTGTTTATGTATTTCTCTACCATGAAAA GTATAAGATCATTGAACTCTTCTTCTATTTGGCCATGGGATTTTCTCCTGCTCTGGTAGTGACGTCCATG GAGAACCAAACAGCCACCTATGTCATGGATTTATAG
- the MMD gene encoding monocyte to macrophage differentiation factor isoform X1 translates to MEHLWRRSQHRFWVSSFTQHNPCSDNCEQIRILSGVQPGVGTEQPVIGSAATTAAPAERQLPLPSRFMNHPAPANSRYKPTCYEHAANCYTHAFLIVPAIVGSALLHRLSDDRWEKITAWIYGMGLCALFIVSTVFHIVSWKKSHLRTMEHCFHMCDRMMIYVFIAASYAPWLNLRELGPLASHMRWFIWLMAAGGTVYVFLYHEKYKIIELFFYLAMGFSPALVVTSMSNTEGLAEVAWGGAIYCLGVVFFKSDGVIPFAHAIWHVFVATAAAVHYYAIWKYLYRSPADIRHL, encoded by the exons ATGGAACACTTATGGAGACGTTCTCAACACCGTTTCTGGGTTTCTTCATTTACGCAACATAACCCTTGCTCGGACAACTGTGAGCAGATACGGATCCTCAGTGGCGTGCAGCCGGGGGTTGGAACTGAGCAGCCGGTTATCGGCAGCGCTGCAACCACGGCAGCCCCGGCGGAGCGGCAGCTCCCGCTTCCCTCGCG GTTCATGAACCACCCAGCTCCAGCCAACAGCCGCTACAAACCCACTTGCTACGAGCATGCTGCTAACTGCTACACACATGCT ttcCTCATTGTTCCTGCAATTGTGGGCAGTGCCCTTCTCCACCGACTTTCCGACGATCgatgggaaaaaataacagcatggATCTATGGCATGGGGCTCTGTGCACTCTTCATTGTCTCCACAGTGTTTCACATCGTTTCTTGGAAAAAGAGTCACTTAAG GACAATGGAGCACTGCTTTCACATGTGTGACAGGATGATGATCTACGTCTTCATTGCAGCATCGTATGCACCGTG GTTAAATCTTCGTGAGCTTGGACCTCTAGCATCTCACATGCGTTGGTTTATCTGGCTGATGGCTGCTGGGGGCACTGTTTATGTATTTCTCTACCATGAAAA GTATAAGATCATTGAACTCTTCTTCTATTTGGCCATGGGATTTTCTCCTGCTCTGGTAGTGACGTCCATG AGCAACACGGAAGGACTGGCGGAGGTGGCGTGGGGCGGTGCGATCTACTGCCTGGGCGTGGTGTTCTTCAAGAGCGACGGCGTCATTCCTTTTGCCCACGCCATCTGGCACGTCTTCGTGGCCACGGCGGCCGCCGTCCATTACTACGCCATCTGGAAGTACCTCTACAGGAGTCCTGCAGACATTCGTCACTTGTGA
- the MMD gene encoding monocyte to macrophage differentiation factor isoform X4 — protein MRRLQERFRRFMNHPAPANSRYKPTCYEHAANCYTHAFLIVPAIVGSALLHRLSDDRWEKITAWIYGMGLCALFIVSTVFHIVSWKKSHLRTMEHCFHMCDRMMIYVFIAASYAPWLNLRELGPLASHMRWFIWLMAAGGTVYVFLYHEKYKIIELFFYLAMGFSPALVVTSMSNTEGLAEVAWGGAIYCLGVVFFKSDGVIPFAHAIWHVFVATAAAVHYYAIWKYLYRSPADIRHL, from the exons ATGCGGCGGCTCCAGGAGCGGTTCCGGAG GTTCATGAACCACCCAGCTCCAGCCAACAGCCGCTACAAACCCACTTGCTACGAGCATGCTGCTAACTGCTACACACATGCT ttcCTCATTGTTCCTGCAATTGTGGGCAGTGCCCTTCTCCACCGACTTTCCGACGATCgatgggaaaaaataacagcatggATCTATGGCATGGGGCTCTGTGCACTCTTCATTGTCTCCACAGTGTTTCACATCGTTTCTTGGAAAAAGAGTCACTTAAG GACAATGGAGCACTGCTTTCACATGTGTGACAGGATGATGATCTACGTCTTCATTGCAGCATCGTATGCACCGTG GTTAAATCTTCGTGAGCTTGGACCTCTAGCATCTCACATGCGTTGGTTTATCTGGCTGATGGCTGCTGGGGGCACTGTTTATGTATTTCTCTACCATGAAAA GTATAAGATCATTGAACTCTTCTTCTATTTGGCCATGGGATTTTCTCCTGCTCTGGTAGTGACGTCCATG AGCAACACGGAAGGACTGGCGGAGGTGGCGTGGGGCGGTGCGATCTACTGCCTGGGCGTGGTGTTCTTCAAGAGCGACGGCGTCATTCCTTTTGCCCACGCCATCTGGCACGTCTTCGTGGCCACGGCGGCCGCCGTCCATTACTACGCCATCTGGAAGTACCTCTACAGGAGTCCTGCAGACATTCGTCACTTGTGA